A portion of the Flavobacterium magnum genome contains these proteins:
- a CDS encoding complex I subunit 4 family protein, producing the protein MDVTYLLILLLAGAFVTYFSGDKAAPKVALLFGLASLGVSIGLLDLHNAGQDINFSCQWISKPNISFALHADGLSLAMILLTTALTPVIIFSGFGNQFKSGKSMYALILFMAFAMAGTFLAADGLLYYIFWELALIPIYFIALIWGNGDAEARKKAVVKFFIYTFAGSLFMLTAFVYLYQKAGSLLIADLYQLDLTADEQLWIFAAFFLAYAIKIPIVPFHTWQATVYQKAPTVGTMLLSGIMLKMGLYSVIRWQLPIAPFAAREYKEVLIGLGIAGVIYGSVVALKQKDLKKLLAYSSLAHVGLIAAGAYALNFDGLSGAVLQMIAHGFVVVGLFFAAEIIHRRFETRTIADMGGIRLQAPKFASMFMILVLASVALPSTFNFVGEFTVLYSLSHVNVIYAVLGGTTIILGAYYMLKMFQNVMLGDVKAKRTPFTDVTLNEAITMVAIIGVLFFFGMYPKPITDLIAPSIENIVSQINR; encoded by the coding sequence ATGGATGTAACGTACCTATTAATACTGCTGCTGGCAGGAGCATTTGTAACTTATTTTTCAGGGGATAAGGCGGCACCGAAAGTGGCGCTCTTGTTCGGACTGGCTTCGCTTGGGGTGTCCATCGGCCTGCTGGATTTGCACAATGCCGGACAGGACATCAATTTCAGCTGTCAGTGGATTTCTAAACCAAACATTTCGTTTGCACTGCATGCCGACGGCCTGTCGCTGGCCATGATCCTCCTGACCACGGCGTTGACGCCTGTCATCATCTTTTCAGGTTTTGGCAATCAGTTCAAAAGCGGCAAATCGATGTATGCCTTAATATTATTCATGGCGTTTGCGATGGCAGGCACTTTCCTTGCTGCGGACGGATTACTGTATTACATCTTCTGGGAATTGGCCTTAATCCCGATTTATTTCATCGCGCTGATCTGGGGCAACGGCGATGCCGAGGCGCGTAAGAAAGCCGTTGTAAAATTCTTCATTTACACTTTTGCAGGGTCCTTATTCATGTTGACAGCGTTTGTATATCTGTACCAGAAAGCGGGAAGTCTGCTGATTGCCGACCTGTATCAGCTCGACCTGACAGCCGACGAACAGTTGTGGATTTTCGCTGCGTTCTTCCTGGCTTATGCGATTAAGATTCCAATCGTCCCCTTTCACACCTGGCAGGCGACGGTCTACCAAAAAGCGCCTACGGTGGGCACGATGTTGCTTTCCGGAATTATGCTCAAAATGGGTCTGTACAGCGTCATCCGCTGGCAGTTGCCGATTGCGCCTTTTGCTGCCAGAGAATACAAGGAGGTCCTTATCGGACTTGGCATTGCCGGTGTCATTTACGGCTCAGTCGTCGCTTTGAAGCAGAAAGACCTTAAGAAACTTTTGGCCTATTCTTCACTGGCCCACGTAGGGTTGATCGCTGCGGGTGCCTACGCCTTGAACTTTGACGGATTGAGCGGTGCGGTACTGCAAATGATCGCACACGGTTTCGTGGTGGTCGGTTTGTTCTTCGCTGCGGAGATTATTCACAGGAGATTCGAAACGCGGACCATCGCTGATATGGGCGGTATCAGGCTGCAGGCGCCGAAATTCGCGTCGATGTTCATGATACTTGTACTTGCTTCGGTGGCATTGCCGTCAACATTTAACTTTGTGGGCGAGTTTACGGTCTTGTACAGTTTGTCCCATGTCAACGTCATTTACGCGGTGCTGGGCGGAACCACGATCATCCTCGGGGCGTATTACATGCTCAAAATGTTCCAGAATGTTATGCTGGGTGATGTAAAAGCCAAGCGAACTCCCTTTACCGATGTGACGCTCAATGAGGCCATCACTATGGTAGCCATTATCGGTGTCCTTTTCTTTTTCGGGATGTATCCCAAACCGATCACCGACCTGATTGCGCCAAGCATCGAGAACATCGTATCACAAATCAACAGATAA
- a CDS encoding NADH-quinone oxidoreductase subunit N — translation MNLLIAITGLGVLCLMFEIFNLRKALVPLVILGLLGALALDISEYDAIITSNNNMVTVNNFSVAFSGLFIILTIFLVALSHNFYENHQTKISDYIAIKVFMLAGCVALVSFQNLAMFFLGIEVLSISLYILAASNRLNLKSNEAGMKYFLMGSFASGILLFGICLIYGAIGSFDMATIQEAGMSAAVEEWFYIGIILVSIGLLFKIAAVPFHFWAPDVYQGAPALTTATMSTIGKVTAMAAFFKLATVMNVNLPEAQSVIVVVSMLSMTVGNIMALRQANVKRMLAFSGVSHAGFLLMTLLGNENPPATLLYYSAAYALAGIAAFSVILYVCKNRENEDIVNFNGLGKSNPLLAAILTGALLSMAGIPVFAGFFAKLMLFGQVISAGHIALVIVAVVNSIISVGYYFKLILAMYTKEANEERPGTPVLLYATAIISLSLNIAMGLFPSVVLDLLA, via the coding sequence ATGAACTTATTAATAGCTATAACGGGATTAGGTGTCTTATGCCTGATGTTTGAAATCTTCAACCTGAGGAAAGCGCTCGTGCCGTTGGTCATTCTCGGGCTGCTGGGTGCCTTGGCGTTGGACATTTCCGAATACGATGCCATCATCACGTCAAACAACAACATGGTTACCGTAAATAATTTTTCGGTGGCATTTTCAGGGCTGTTCATCATCCTCACTATTTTCCTCGTGGCCTTAAGCCATAATTTTTATGAGAACCACCAAACCAAGATTTCCGACTACATCGCGATAAAGGTTTTTATGCTCGCGGGTTGTGTGGCACTGGTGTCATTCCAGAACCTTGCCATGTTTTTTCTTGGAATAGAGGTATTGTCGATTTCGCTCTACATTCTTGCAGCGAGCAACAGGCTGAATTTAAAAAGTAATGAAGCAGGGATGAAATATTTCCTCATGGGATCTTTTGCTTCCGGCATATTGCTGTTCGGGATTTGCCTGATTTATGGGGCAATCGGCTCGTTTGACATGGCAACAATCCAGGAAGCCGGAATGTCGGCCGCCGTGGAAGAATGGTTTTACATCGGGATTATACTTGTAAGTATCGGGTTGTTGTTTAAGATTGCAGCGGTGCCATTCCACTTCTGGGCGCCGGATGTGTACCAGGGTGCACCGGCACTGACTACAGCGACGATGAGTACCATCGGTAAAGTCACCGCCATGGCCGCATTTTTTAAGCTGGCTACTGTAATGAACGTAAATCTTCCTGAAGCGCAGAGCGTCATTGTGGTGGTTTCGATGCTGTCAATGACTGTGGGTAATATAATGGCATTAAGGCAGGCCAACGTAAAGCGTATGCTCGCTTTCTCCGGCGTTTCCCATGCGGGATTCCTGCTGATGACCCTTCTAGGAAACGAAAACCCTCCTGCGACCTTGTTGTATTATTCTGCCGCCTATGCATTGGCCGGGATCGCGGCATTCAGTGTGATCCTGTACGTTTGCAAAAACCGTGAAAACGAGGATATCGTCAACTTCAACGGATTAGGGAAATCAAATCCGTTATTGGCTGCTATCCTGACCGGAGCGCTGCTGTCAATGGCCGGGATTCCGGTATTCGCCGGGTTTTTTGCAAAGCTAATGCTTTTCGGACAGGTCATCAGCGCCGGGCATATCGCGTTAGTGATCGTAGCCGTCGTAAACTCCATTATCAGCGTCGGATATTACTTTAAGCTGATTCTTGCCATGTACACCAAAGAAGCGAACGAAGAGCGTCCCGGGACACCGGTGCTGCTTTACGCTACGGCAATTATATCTTTGTCACTGAATATTGCAATGGGGCTGTTTCCGTCCGTGGTGCTTGATTTGCTTGCGTAG
- a CDS encoding gliding motility-associated C-terminal domain-containing protein, translating into MKKNYCLLLILLCIAFSGYSQNFECFASGIRINNTIYNISGSQPIQLINPDPGASFFDGVALGVFSQNSGCAAITAGEVKTWKTASSNVCSVTLQWRVYPAGLPSGTFNTIPLAQVFECNTVTSIFNDGLGPCAANDQKWKDYGLNVNFLTGLTPGNYTLEVFYSFDGSDVTASGCETTRFISNSGQNFRASFTVSNPTASPSVSATTICENSSLQLTANPSGGTPPYTYNWTGPNGYTSAQQNPVILAQLSHSGVYSLTITDSCGVTSAAQQTPVVAVEDQVVPSFDAIVPAICRNGIAPILSTSSTNGITGTWSPATVSNTATGTYTFTPNAGQCAETLSLTIFVVNNVTPTFSVPSVICYNEPAPALPALSNNGIVGTWNPPVINNQVGGNYTFTPNAGQCAVPLVRTITVTTINPTFDPLPPVCEGLPSPALPAASTNGITGTWSPAVINNMVSGSYVFTPNPGQCAPPFTLPVTITPNTVPTFNPIPPICENAAPPALPSTSLNGLTGTWSPAVVNNTVTTTYTFTPNPGQCGTVETLQIQVIPNETPLFDPVDPICAGDAAPVLPATSNNGINGTWNPAVVDNMATGTYTFTPDVAGPCAEPVTVTVTVNPILTPAFDPIPPICSGGLVPLLPAVSNNGVSGSWNPATISNTATGTYTFTPDSGECALQATLTVTVQDNLIPAFVPPAPICEGDIAPVLPTTSTNGITGTWNPAVVSNTATATYTFTPDAGQCALTAQITVTVQDNIDPTFTIDTQICAGDIAPLLPNVSNNLITGTWNPAVVDNMATGTYVFTPDAGQCATVTTITIEVNPILVPSFNPVADLCAGDAAPVLPSVSNNNISGTWNPAVIDNTVSGTYTFTPNPGECATPTTLSITVHPVITPLFDPIAPICENAIAPVLPLVSNNGITGTWNPGVVNNTATATYTFTPDAGNICTLTAQLTVVVNENTTPTFAIDTQICVGQTPPSLSNISDEGITGSWAPATVDNTTSGTYVFTPDPGQCALVTSVFIEVSPIMTPDFDPIGPLCSGNVVPALPLVSNNGISGTWSPAVVDADSSATYTFTPSPGECAVPTTLDIIVNPTIVPQFDPIPAICAGDTAPVLPLTSNNGVNGTWSPATVNNTSTTTYTFTPDPGNVCTLDRQLTIVVTPIITPSFSVDTQICVGESAPMLPGVSNEGITGSWNPATVDNTTDGTYVFTPDSGQCATPLSVQINVSPILTPDFNAIAPVCFGSPAPSLPLVSNNGISGTWSPATVSNTVSGTYTFTPNPGECAVPITIDISVNPVITPLFDPIAPICEGQPAPLLPLVSTNGITGTWSPAVVDNMVSGSYTFTPDAGICAEMVQITVDVNPLSTTTFALNNTLCLGDTPPVLPTTSLEGYTGTWNPAVVDNTTTNTYVFTPDPGQCGLVVTLQITLLPYLTPTFNPIAPICVGDTAPVLPSDSNEGVAGIWSPAAVDNTASGTYTFTPYPGQCANVATLDVVVNTPVTPIFNSLSPICPNQAVTLLPAVSENGITGSWNPAVIDNTTSATYTFTPDVGQCATTTTLTQTVNTSVDAVFSFPTALCTGSVAPLLPGVSDNGITGSWTPSVIDTNANGSYIFTPDSGQCDSGPVTIAVTVGNSVPSLFDPIVTICSGSVPPALPSISNNGITGTWTPAVIDNLNDGVYTFTPDAGQCGLPVTITVTVAPSVVPEFDAIPAFCSGATAPVLPAVSNNGISGDWNPAVVSNTSSGTYTFTPNGNACYATVSITINVNPVTVPAFDPIAPFCAGTPAPALPTVSNNGISGSWMPSVISNTTSGNYTFTPFDNGGLCSVPVTIAVTVTPGTAVFSFPTTICAGGTAPVLPSLSDNGVNGTWSPSTVDNQLSGTYVFTPNAGECASPVTTAITVNPALTTTFTQIPPVCVGTTPPVLPTVSTNGISGTWNPPAINILNTGPAAYVFTPDPGQCGTGFTMTISVLPLTLPVFDPLAPICEGDAAPVLPTVSLNGIVGAWFPQTVNNMLSAIYVFVPDAGQCADITAVELTVNPKTLPYFDPIPAVCIGSTPPALPLTSPGGITGTWSPPVINTAQTTLYTFTPDPGQCALGTTMFVNVVPTEAAVFAPMGPYCSGFIPELPPTSDNGIEGTWNPASISGSGTYTFTPQNNCGPSIAMDITINPSPEDMDITIINPQGDSATGSVRIEGVTNGTGPYQYAVDGGAYGSDNTIRNILAGEHTVSVRDANGCEFTKTVTLVGGCLLPKGFSPNNDGRNDTFKVVGCDILKLELFNRWGTKVNSFNHYNNTWNGDDDRGEQLPDGTYFYVAEMVDGTTKSGWVYLNR; encoded by the coding sequence ATGAAAAAAAATTACTGCCTGCTCTTAATCTTATTGTGTATCGCGTTTTCAGGCTACAGCCAAAATTTTGAATGCTTCGCCAGCGGGATAAGGATCAACAATACGATCTACAACATCTCCGGATCCCAGCCCATCCAGCTCATTAACCCGGACCCCGGCGCTTCATTCTTTGATGGCGTTGCGCTGGGCGTATTCAGCCAGAATTCGGGCTGCGCAGCCATTACCGCGGGCGAAGTAAAAACCTGGAAAACCGCCTCCTCTAATGTGTGTTCCGTAACCCTCCAGTGGCGTGTTTATCCTGCGGGATTGCCGTCAGGCACTTTTAATACGATTCCGTTAGCACAGGTTTTTGAATGCAACACCGTGACGAGCATCTTCAATGACGGCCTGGGTCCGTGCGCTGCAAACGACCAGAAATGGAAAGATTACGGCCTGAATGTCAATTTCCTTACCGGCCTTACACCGGGGAATTATACGCTGGAGGTGTTTTACAGTTTTGATGGCTCAGATGTAACCGCGTCCGGTTGTGAAACCACGCGATTTATCAGCAATTCAGGTCAGAATTTCAGGGCATCGTTCACCGTTTCCAATCCGACGGCAAGTCCGTCCGTATCGGCCACGACAATTTGCGAAAACAGCAGCCTTCAATTAACCGCGAATCCCTCAGGCGGAACGCCGCCCTACACGTACAACTGGACCGGCCCCAACGGTTATACCTCAGCCCAGCAGAATCCGGTGATATTGGCCCAACTGAGCCATTCCGGGGTATATTCGCTTACCATCACCGACAGTTGCGGCGTCACTTCCGCCGCGCAGCAGACACCGGTTGTTGCCGTCGAGGACCAGGTCGTACCGTCTTTTGACGCCATCGTCCCTGCCATCTGCCGCAACGGCATTGCCCCTATTTTATCCACCTCGTCCACAAACGGCATCACAGGTACGTGGAGTCCTGCAACGGTAAGCAACACAGCCACAGGAACATACACCTTTACACCGAATGCGGGACAGTGCGCAGAAACGTTAAGCCTTACGATTTTTGTGGTGAATAATGTGACGCCCACTTTTTCAGTCCCTTCCGTAATTTGTTATAATGAACCTGCGCCGGCCCTGCCCGCGTTGTCTAATAATGGCATCGTTGGGACATGGAATCCTCCGGTTATCAACAACCAGGTGGGAGGCAATTATACCTTTACCCCTAACGCAGGACAGTGCGCCGTACCGTTAGTCCGCACGATCACCGTAACGACAATCAATCCAACTTTTGACCCGCTGCCCCCGGTCTGCGAAGGATTGCCAAGCCCGGCGCTTCCGGCAGCTTCAACCAATGGCATCACAGGCACGTGGAGTCCTGCCGTAATTAACAACATGGTTTCAGGCTCGTATGTGTTTACGCCGAACCCCGGGCAGTGCGCACCGCCATTTACACTACCCGTGACCATAACCCCTAATACCGTCCCGACATTCAATCCTATTCCGCCCATCTGCGAGAACGCGGCACCACCGGCACTACCTTCCACTTCGCTGAACGGCCTCACAGGAACCTGGAGTCCGGCCGTCGTGAACAATACCGTCACGACCACCTATACGTTCACTCCGAACCCCGGACAATGCGGCACAGTGGAGACATTACAAATCCAAGTTATCCCGAACGAGACGCCGCTTTTTGATCCTGTTGACCCGATTTGCGCAGGCGATGCCGCGCCGGTTCTACCCGCCACTTCAAACAACGGCATCAACGGTACCTGGAATCCTGCTGTGGTTGACAACATGGCTACGGGCACTTACACGTTTACGCCTGACGTTGCCGGACCCTGCGCCGAACCGGTAACTGTTACAGTGACGGTCAATCCGATATTGACACCTGCGTTCGACCCGATACCACCGATTTGTTCGGGCGGGCTGGTTCCGTTGCTCCCTGCCGTGTCCAATAATGGCGTTTCCGGATCTTGGAACCCCGCCACGATTAGCAATACGGCAACTGGAACGTACACTTTTACACCGGATTCCGGTGAATGTGCGCTTCAGGCTACGCTGACCGTTACGGTTCAGGACAATCTGATTCCCGCTTTTGTACCGCCTGCCCCAATCTGTGAAGGCGATATAGCACCCGTCTTACCAACGACCTCGACGAACGGCATCACAGGAACCTGGAACCCGGCCGTCGTAAGCAACACGGCAACGGCCACTTATACTTTTACACCGGACGCGGGACAATGCGCCTTGACAGCGCAGATTACCGTTACGGTGCAAGACAACATCGATCCAACATTTACGATTGATACGCAAATCTGTGCAGGAGATATCGCGCCACTTTTGCCAAACGTATCCAACAACCTGATCACGGGTACATGGAATCCTGCAGTTGTTGACAACATGGCTACCGGTACTTATGTGTTTACTCCCGATGCAGGGCAATGTGCAACCGTCACGACGATAACTATCGAAGTGAATCCGATTTTGGTGCCGTCGTTCAATCCTGTGGCTGATTTGTGCGCAGGTGATGCGGCACCGGTATTGCCTTCGGTTTCCAACAATAACATTTCAGGAACATGGAATCCGGCTGTGATAGACAACACGGTTTCCGGCACCTACACTTTTACTCCGAATCCCGGGGAATGCGCCACGCCAACTACCTTAAGCATCACGGTACATCCGGTCATCACGCCGTTGTTCGACCCAATTGCCCCGATTTGCGAGAACGCCATTGCGCCCGTTTTACCGCTTGTTTCAAACAACGGCATCACAGGAACCTGGAATCCCGGCGTCGTAAACAACACGGCAACGGCCACTTATACTTTTACACCGGACGCGGGAAATATTTGTACGTTAACTGCGCAACTGACCGTCGTGGTTAATGAAAATACTACGCCTACATTTGCCATCGACACCCAAATTTGTGTCGGTCAAACGCCTCCGTCGCTGTCCAATATTTCAGATGAGGGAATTACCGGAAGCTGGGCCCCTGCGACGGTTGACAACACGACCAGCGGCACTTATGTATTTACGCCCGATCCCGGACAGTGTGCTTTGGTTACCTCGGTATTTATTGAGGTTAGTCCGATAATGACGCCGGATTTTGACCCGATCGGGCCGTTGTGCTCGGGTAACGTTGTACCTGCCCTGCCGTTGGTTTCCAACAATGGTATTTCAGGTACGTGGAGTCCCGCAGTTGTCGATGCTGACAGTTCGGCGACCTATACTTTTACACCTAGCCCAGGAGAGTGTGCTGTACCAACGACGTTGGACATTATCGTCAATCCGACAATTGTTCCCCAGTTTGATCCGATTCCGGCAATCTGCGCGGGAGATACCGCGCCGGTTCTTCCACTGACATCGAATAATGGAGTAAATGGGACATGGAGCCCCGCCACCGTGAACAACACGTCCACCACGACGTACACTTTTACGCCAGACCCCGGAAATGTATGTACTTTGGATAGACAACTTACGATTGTAGTGACCCCTATCATCACCCCGTCGTTTAGCGTCGATACCCAGATTTGCGTCGGCGAAAGTGCGCCAATGCTTCCTGGCGTCTCAAATGAGGGCATCACGGGATCCTGGAATCCCGCAACGGTTGACAATACTACTGACGGCACGTATGTATTTACTCCCGATTCGGGCCAATGCGCGACGCCGCTCAGCGTTCAGATTAATGTGAGTCCGATACTGACACCTGATTTCAATGCCATCGCGCCGGTTTGTTTCGGATCACCCGCACCTTCTTTGCCTTTGGTTTCAAATAACGGCATCTCAGGCACGTGGTCGCCTGCAACGGTCAGCAATACGGTTTCAGGAACCTACACTTTCACCCCGAATCCAGGCGAATGTGCCGTCCCCATCACCATAGACATTTCCGTCAACCCGGTAATCACCCCATTATTTGACCCAATCGCACCAATTTGCGAAGGGCAGCCCGCGCCCCTGCTTCCTTTAGTTTCCACGAACGGCATTACCGGAACATGGAGTCCTGCGGTGGTTGATAACATGGTGTCAGGATCGTATACTTTTACCCCCGATGCCGGCATCTGCGCTGAGATGGTGCAAATAACCGTCGATGTGAATCCGCTAAGCACGACCACATTCGCGCTCAACAACACCCTATGTCTCGGAGACACACCTCCTGTCCTTCCAACGACGTCGCTTGAAGGATATACCGGAACCTGGAACCCGGCGGTGGTCGACAATACAACAACCAATACGTATGTATTTACTCCGGATCCGGGACAGTGTGGACTGGTAGTTACGCTGCAGATTACACTGCTTCCCTACCTGACACCAACGTTCAATCCGATCGCACCAATTTGTGTGGGTGATACCGCTCCGGTCCTGCCGTCGGATTCCAACGAGGGTGTAGCGGGGATTTGGAGTCCTGCAGCTGTCGACAATACCGCATCCGGAACTTATACGTTTACACCATATCCGGGACAATGTGCCAATGTGGCCACTTTAGACGTTGTTGTGAACACACCGGTTACGCCAATTTTCAATAGCTTGTCCCCCATTTGTCCCAATCAGGCCGTTACTCTGCTCCCGGCGGTGTCTGAGAACGGAATAACCGGATCGTGGAATCCGGCTGTCATCGACAATACCACCTCGGCCACCTACACATTTACGCCCGACGTGGGCCAGTGCGCTACTACAACGACTTTAACACAAACAGTGAATACTTCGGTTGATGCGGTGTTCAGCTTTCCGACTGCGTTGTGTACCGGAAGTGTTGCGCCGCTTTTGCCGGGTGTATCGGATAACGGCATTACGGGCAGTTGGACTCCGTCTGTCATTGACACCAATGCCAATGGCAGCTACATATTTACACCGGATTCCGGCCAATGTGATTCCGGGCCGGTCACGATTGCTGTTACGGTAGGAAATTCGGTGCCGTCACTATTCGATCCGATCGTTACAATATGTTCGGGTTCAGTCCCTCCCGCGCTCCCGTCAATCTCTAACAACGGCATCACCGGAACATGGACTCCGGCCGTAATTGACAACCTGAATGATGGCGTGTACACCTTCACACCGGATGCCGGCCAATGCGGTTTACCCGTTACGATTACTGTAACCGTAGCGCCATCTGTAGTTCCTGAATTTGATGCGATACCGGCATTTTGCTCAGGCGCTACGGCACCGGTGCTGCCTGCTGTGTCGAATAACGGCATTTCAGGCGACTGGAATCCCGCTGTCGTGAGCAACACCTCGTCGGGGACTTATACCTTTACGCCAAACGGCAATGCGTGTTACGCAACCGTGTCTATCACTATCAACGTCAATCCTGTGACTGTGCCTGCGTTTGATCCTATTGCTCCTTTTTGCGCGGGTACTCCGGCTCCAGCGCTGCCGACTGTCTCTAACAACGGAATTTCCGGATCCTGGATGCCGTCGGTGATCAGCAATACGACAAGCGGAAATTATACATTTACGCCGTTTGACAATGGCGGTTTATGCTCAGTGCCGGTAACGATTGCAGTAACGGTAACGCCGGGAACCGCAGTATTCAGTTTCCCTACGACGATATGCGCCGGAGGTACAGCGCCTGTTTTACCAAGTCTTTCCGACAACGGTGTCAATGGAACATGGAGCCCTTCAACCGTGGACAACCAGCTTTCCGGCACGTATGTCTTTACGCCGAATGCCGGGGAATGCGCCTCACCGGTAACGACCGCAATAACGGTAAATCCGGCCCTCACGACAACATTCACGCAAATTCCGCCGGTATGTGTAGGCACTACGCCACCTGTTTTGCCGACGGTTTCCACAAACGGAATCTCGGGTACGTGGAACCCGCCCGCAATCAATATCCTGAATACCGGCCCGGCGGCTTACGTATTTACACCCGACCCCGGACAATGCGGTACGGGCTTCACCATGACTATTTCGGTGTTGCCCCTTACGCTGCCTGTGTTTGATCCTTTAGCGCCAATCTGTGAAGGCGATGCGGCACCGGTACTTCCTACCGTATCGCTGAACGGAATTGTTGGCGCATGGTTTCCGCAGACCGTCAACAACATGCTGAGTGCGATTTACGTATTTGTGCCCGATGCAGGCCAATGTGCCGATATCACAGCCGTTGAACTGACGGTCAATCCGAAAACCTTACCTTATTTCGACCCTATTCCCGCGGTTTGTATAGGGAGTACGCCGCCCGCATTGCCATTGACTTCTCCAGGCGGTATCACGGGCACCTGGAGTCCGCCCGTAATCAATACGGCACAGACGACATTGTACACCTTTACACCCGATCCCGGCCAGTGCGCGTTGGGCACGACAATGTTTGTCAACGTAGTGCCTACTGAGGCGGCGGTATTTGCACCGATGGGTCCTTACTGTTCGGGCTTTATCCCCGAACTGCCGCCCACATCGGACAATGGCATTGAAGGCACGTGGAATCCCGCTTCGATTAGTGGCAGTGGAACGTACACCTTTACGCCGCAAAACAACTGCGGCCCGAGTATCGCGATGGACATTACAATCAACCCCTCACCAGAGGACATGGATATTACAATCATCAATCCACAGGGCGATTCGGCCACCGGAAGCGTACGCATAGAAGGCGTGACCAACGGAACAGGGCCTTATCAATATGCGGTTGACGGCGGCGCCTATGGATCAGACAACACAATCCGTAATATCCTCGCCGGTGAACACACGGTGAGTGTGCGCGATGCCAACGGCTGTGAATTTACGAAAACGGTCACACTCGTTGGGGGCTGTCTGCTTCCTAAAGGTTTCTCCCCGAATAATGACGGCAGGAACGATACTTTCAAGGTCGTGGGTTGTGATATCCTGAAACTCGAACTTTTTAACCGTTGGGGTACCAAGGTGAATTCATTCAACCACTACAACAACACCTGGAACGGCGACGACGACCGTGGAGAACAGCTCCCTGATGGTACGTATTTCTATGTTGCTGAAATGGTGGATGGAACTACAAAAAGCGGGTGGGTTTATCTTAACAGGTAA